The genomic interval tctgggggcctgtTACATGTACCCACTCATTTCATCACTGCAGCTCTGAGATCGGTGCTATTGTTATCATACTTTCTAGTTTACAGGGGAGAAAATGGAAGCATAGAGGAGTCAAGTAATGGTGGGAGCAGAGAGGGGTGCTGAGCGGCAGAACGCCGAACGATGGGACAAGGAAGATAGAGAAGACTCTTCACTGAATtcgtttttgtattttttcatccTGGATATTAGTTTATTGCTACTATAGCTGGTCACAAGTCTATAAGAAAAGTTTATTTAACTCACAGTTCATGATGTTCAAAGGCATGGTGTCAGCATCAGCACCCAGGAGAGCATgaacaaatgagagaaaagaacacaTTCCCAGATAGTAAACCTTGGGAGAGATCTCAGCTCCAGGTGGAAAATCGAGGGCAATTCACAAGTCAAGCTCAGGCTTTCATAGCCGTGAAGTAAAGGAGGAACATACTAcaacccacagacccagagaagctaagtaacaaggcaGGCTCAAGGGGAGGGTGTgcatgaatctcactgtgaaggggaaatagaagggCATTACcagtggatgggggtagggatctgggatgggggatgggggtgggaacaggagggatcagctAGAGgtaggatggagggagagagtactgggagagacaactggaatcttGGGGTATCGTTGGAATGAGCTTGACACCTAGAGCAATGGGAACTCTCAGGAATCTACtagggtgaccctagctaagactcttGGCAATAGGGCATACAGAGCCTGAAccggccatctcctgtaaccaggcaagacttatAGCGAAGGGATTGggacccagccacaaaccctccAACCTATATAAATTTTCCCAGCCTACAAGGTATGCTGGGAAAAagatggcacagaaattgtgggaaTGATCAATTAATGACTGGCCCAGCCAGAGCTCCATACCTTGAAAGGGACCTCAGCCCCCACTTCCCACACCCAGGACCAAGACCCAGAGTTCAGctacccagagacctaggatagaaccaaacacgaatgacaaaaagtcaatgaaatgattcctaatgatattctggtATACTCAttgattggtgcctagcccaactgtcatcagagagactttaAGCAGCAACTGAGGGAAACAGGAGCAGGTTCCAGgtggagctctgggaatcctgcagaagaggaggaggaagggtcgTATGGCTCAGTGGTGTCAAGGGTATTACAAAAAAACCTACAGAACcagctaacctgggctcataggggctcacagatgTTGAAGGAGGGCCGCTTGTTAGTTCCTGTctgttcagtcccaaaataatcacacagaaactgtattaattaagtcactgcttgacccattagctctagcttcttattagctaaaccttacatattaatttaacccatctccattaatctgtgtatcaccaccaggttgtggcctaccagcaaactttcagcacgtctgtctccagcagggctacatggcttttctctaacttctccttctttctcccagcattcagtttagtcttcctgcctacctaagtttgccctatcaacagggcaaggcagtttctttattcattaatggtattcacagcatacagaaggaaatctcTTATtaactccccttttctgttcaagtaaaaaaggttttaactttaacatagtaaaattatatatatcataactaaggaaaactataactatcaattcttcagagactgaactgacaaccagggagcctgcctgGGACTGCCCTAGGCCCTCTGCCAatatgttacagttatgtagcttggtctttgtgtgagactcctaacagtgagagcaggggcttTCTCTGACTGTGTTGCCTGCTTTCGGAACCCATTTCTCCTACTGTATTGCTTCATCCAGTCttagaagaggaggtgcctagtcccactgcaacttgatataccatgactggctgatatccatgggatgcCTGCCTGTAgttgaagagaaacagtggaggaggagtggttggggtgggggagagggaagatgggagaggaatgtggaagatcagagggaggggaaactttggttgAGATTTGGTTGGggtgtaaaaacaaacaaatagataagcAAACAAAGAGCTAGCTTTGAGAAGACTCACTCCCCAAGACCAGCATTGCCTTCTGAAGGGCAACATTTCAATGACCTAAGGACCCCCTATAGGGTCACCCCTCTTAAAGGTCCTACATTGTCTCACATTACTGTAGTGAGGACTATGCTTCCAAAACACAGACTAGGGGAACACACTTATACCTTGCCCAATTGTCATCAGTACTCTGAGATTGCATTACCTGTCATAGAAACAACAAGGAACAGGaggatgtgtgtgctgtgaacaTTGTTGTATTATGCCTCACTCTCAAGTGCCAGGCTTGGGGGCAGTGCTGTGGCAGGGACCAGAAAACAGAACATCTGGGGATGAGTACAATTTAGCATTAAGGTGTCCTCTGGACACTGGTATCatcttccaaaaaatgtgagcatTTTCAGATTGAGTGCATAAGGGGTCCAATAAATGTTAGATTATGCCAATTTGATAGTCTAACCCACCTTAGAAATTATAAGCATATGATTTCACAAATGCTCACATTCTGACTTAATATAAGAGAGGCATGAATTTGGAGATCTGTTGTATATAATACCTAACTTAGCCACACGCTTAGCTTCAAGAAAAAAAGGGCAATGaggtagagcagtggttctcaacctgtgggtggtgacCCCTTAGGGGGTGTCCAACAACCTTTTTgtaggggttgcatatcagatattctacaTATTAAAGACTTACATTATGAtccacaacagcagcaaaattccagttatgaggtagcaacaagaatgattttatggctgggggtcaccacaacctgaggagcTGACCTGAGATAAAGGACTGCAGCATTAGGATGGTGGTCAGATGCTGATGCAGAGCATCTGCCAGGATGTGGCATCAGTATGGAACATCCCACTGTCATCCCAGGGAATCAAATGCTTTGGGGGAAGTCACCACACAAGGTAATTCTGATGTGAAACCAGCCTAGAAACTCTGGACCCAGCGAAGGCTCAGGGGTTCCTCATGGCCCAGGTTCCTTATCAGGTCAAACACTGGGGTCCACGTCAGGTCCAGGTTGTGTGTTTCCCATTTTTGTTCCTCTTTTGCCCTGTCCTGAGTCTGCCTAGCCTTCCTTAGCAATGGACTCACTTCCAGCTCCTCTTCAAAGGAAAggtaaaggaaagggaaggggcgGTTATTTGGCCcagattctttatttttgtcctttgaatctatctatttatttatttatttatttatttatttatttatttatttatttatttatttatcttttttatNNNNNNNNNNNNNNNNNNNNNNNNNNNNNNNNNNNNNNNNNNNNNNNNNNNNNNNNNNNNNNNNNNNNNNNNNNNNNNNNNNNNNNNNNNNNNNNNNNNNNNNNNNNNNNNNNNNNNNNNNNNNNNNNNNNNNNNNNNNNNNNNNNNNNNNNNNNNNNNNNNNNNNNNNNNNNNNNNNNNNNNNNNNNNNNNNNNNNNNNNNNNNNNNNNNNNNNNNNNNNNNNNNNNNNNNNNNNNNNNNNNNNNNNNNNNNNNNNNNNNNNNNNNNNNNNNNNNNNNNNNNNNNNNNNNNNNNNNNNNNNNNNNNNNNNNNNNNNNNNNNNNNNNNNNNNNNNNNNNNNNNNNNNNNNNNNNNNNNNNNNNNNNNNNNNNNNNNNNNNNNNNNNNNNNNNNNNNNNNNNNNNNNNNNNNNNNNNNNNNNNNNNNNNNNNNNNNNNNNNNNNNNNNNNNNNNNNNNNNNNNNNNNNNNNNNNNNNNNNNNNNNNNNNNNNNNNNNNNNNNNNNNNNNNNNNNNNNNNNNNNNNNNNNNNNNNNNNNNNNNNNNNNNNNNNNNNNNNNNNNNNNNNNNNNNNNNNNNNNNNNNNNNNNNNNNNNNNNNNNNNNNNNNNNNNNNNNNNNNNNNNNNNNNNNNNNNNNNNNNNNNNNNNNNNNNNNNNNNNNNNNNNNNNNNNNNNNNNNNNNNNNNNNNNNNNNNNNNNNNNNNNNNNNNNNNNNNNNNNNNNNNNNNNNNNNNNNNNNNNNNNNNNNNNNNNNNNNNNNNNNNNNNNNNNNNNNNNNNNNNNNNNNNNNNNNNNNNNNNNNNNNNNNNNNNNNNNNNNNNNNNNNNNNNNNNNNNNNNNNNNNNNNNNNNNNNNNNNNNNNNNNNNNNNNNNNNNNNNNNNNNNNNNNNNNNNNNNNNNNNNNNNNNNNNNNNNNNNNNNNNNNNNNNNNNNNNNNNNNNNNNNNNNNNNNNNNNNNNNNNNNNNNNNNNNNNNNNNNNNNNNNNNNNNNNNNNNNNNNNNNNNNNNNNNNNNNNNNNNNNNNNNNNNNNNNNNNNNNNNNNNNNNNNNNNNNNNNNNNNNNNNNNNNNNNNNNNNNNNNNNNNNNNNNNNNNNNNNNNNNNNNNNNNNNNNNNNNNNNNNNNNNNNNNNNNNNNNNNNNNNNNNNNNNNNNNNNNNNNNNNNNNNNNNNNNNNNNNNNNNNNNNNNNNNNNNNNNNNNNNNNNNNNNNNNNNNNNNNNNNNNNNNNNNNNNNNNNNNNNNNNNNNNNNNNNNNNNNNNNNNNNNNNNNNNNNNNNNNNNNNNNNNNNNNNNNNNNNNNNNNNNNNNNNNNNNNNNNNNNNNNNNNNNNNNNNNNNNNNNNNNNNNNNNNNNNNNNNNNNNNNNNNNNNNNNNNNNNNNNNNNNNNNNNNNNNNNNNNNNNNNNNNNNNNNNNNNNNNNNNNNNNNNNNNNNNNNNNNNNNNNNNNNNNNNNNNNNNNNNNNNNNNNNNNNNNNNNNNNNNNNNNNNNNNNNNNNNNNNNNNNNNNNNNNNNNNNNNNNNNNNNNNNNNNNNNNNNNNNNNNNNNNNNNNNNNNNNNNNNNNNNNNNNNNNNNNNNNNNNNNNNNNNNNNNNNNNNNNNNNNNNNNNNNNNNNNNNNNNNNNNNNNNNNNNNNNNNNNNNNNNNNNNNNNNNNNNNNNNNNNNNNCAGCAAtgtcactcttgggaatatacccaagagatgcccgatcatatgacaagggcatttgttcaactatgttcatagcagcattatttgtaatatccagaacctggaaacaacctagatgtccttcaatggaagaatggatgaagaaagtgtggaatgtatacatattagagtactactcagtggtaaaaaacaacgacttctcgaattttgcatgcaaatggatggaaatagaaaaactaTCCCATGATTTTCCAGACCCATTGGCCCAGATTCTTGTCTCTACCCCTATTCCCTTATTCTCCTGAGAGTGGAGACTCCTGGCTCCGGGGCTGCCATTATAATCCCTAGTGGAGACAGGAATGGTCACACATTTCAGAACCTGTACTTGGAGTCTAATCTGTGGATTCTCATCTCTTCTCAAAACATTTGATTCCCTGATATTACACTGGGATGCCCCAAACTAGCCACATCCTGGAAGATGTTCTTCATaatctcctctttttttccccttgaagctAAGCATTCGATCAAGTTAGGAGTTTAATTCAGTAAGGAAAACTATGAGAAATCATAAGACCCCAGGGAAGATTTTATCTGAAGTTGGTTACCTAGAAGCTGTATAACCACACGAAATATATATCTGTGTTGGATCTTTCCACTTATTTcacattgctattttatttttatagatgtatttattttatgtatatgggtgtttggtctgcatgtatgtctgtgcactgctcATGTATCaggtgcccacggaggtcagaagagggtattgaatcctctggaactggaatttcagatggttgtgagctgccatatgagtgctgggaactaaagctGGATTCTCTGTCACAACAACCAGTGTCACTTATTTACTtactgatttatttatctattttacatcccagctgaagtttttcctctttcttctccttccatccctcccctttcccacctcACAACctactcctccatttctgttcaggaaagggcaagTCTCCCATGGATATACACAAAACATGgcgtatcaagttgcagtaagactaagcatctccccatgtattaaggctggacaaggtgacccagtatgaggaatagggtccctaAAGCCAGCAAAAGTCAGCGACAAGTCCTGCTCCTATTGTTAGGAgctccacaagaagaccaagctacacaactgtcacataaaTGCAGAGGGCAtaggtcagtcctatgcaggctccctggttgtcaattcagtctctgtgaacccctatgagcccaggttagttggttctgtgggttttcttgtggtgcccttgacACCACTAGATCCTAagatccttcctccccctctttcgcAGTATTCTCCAAGCTCCGCCTAacgtttggctgtgggtttctgcatctgttcccTGGATGAAGCCTCACTGATGACAGATGGGCTAGGCATCAATCAATGAGTGTAgtagaatattattaggaatcatttcattgattttttttccctccagtcgTGTTTGGTTCTATTTAAGGTCTCTGGGTCATTCAGTCTGTGGGTCCACATCCCTCAGGCAGTGTTAGGGGTGGTCTTATTTTCTTGGCGTGGGTTTTAGGCTAGACTAGTTGATCACTCCCTCAATTTCAAGGCCACCCTTATCCCAGCACACCCcttaggcaggacagactgtaggttgacggttatgtggctgggttggtttcCTACTCCCTTCACTGAAAGTTTTGTCTAGTTACAGGAGATGGCGAGTTCAGACTGAGtgtctggggtcatccttgtagattcccaGGAGACTCCTTTGTGCCAGGTTTCCCTGACCCTGGAATGCCTCATCTTCCAGGAGTCTCTTTCAATACTCTCCCCTTCTGCACCCCCAACCTGAttgctcatgttcccatccctatCTGCCCACAGTCCGCACACGAAATcgcttctatttccccttcccagggagattggGCACCACCTGCCcttgaaccctccttgttacctagtctctctgagTATGTAGATTGTAGCATAattgtcctttattttacagctgatATCCAGTCATGAGTGAGGacatgctgtgttttctttctgggtctgagttacctcactcaagatcggatctaaacagagaatcctcaacagaggaatctcaaatgactgagaaatgtttaaagaaatgttcaacatccttagccatcagaggaatgcaaatcaaaatgactctgagattccatcttacacctgttagaatagctaagatcaaaaccacaagtgacagctctTGCTGGAGCAAGGgcagcattcctccattgctggtgggtcttttggaatgttattttattttatttatttatttattttttttctagacagggtttctctgtggctttggagcctgtcctggaactagctcttgtagaccaggctggccttgaactcacagagatccgcctgcctctgcctccagaatgctgggattaaaggcatgtgccaccatcgcttggctggaatgttattttaatatgtgttacatttgtttgtgttgtggaatatttattttaatgatgcaaagatgtggtgcattcttttatattgcatttgtttaactctgtgaagctgcgttactttgcctgtctaaaatacctgattggtctaataaagggctgagcagccaatagccagccaggagaaaggataggtagggctgacaggcagagggaataaacaggaggagaaatctgagaaaagaggaaaaggagcaagAAAGGAAGGCGAGGAGGAAACCAGAGCCCTGTCATTCAGCTACACAatggagtaagaagaaaggtatatagaCTAGAAAAAGATacaagctcagaggcaaaaggtagatgggataatttaagttaagaaaagttgtctggaaacaagccaagctaagactggtcggtcattcataagaaagaataagcctgtgtgtgatttatttgggagctgggtagtgggcccccaaaatagcaaagaaaaaaaaggcaggtgggagcataaacttgtacagctgctttggatatcaatacctcagaaaactaggaatcattctaccacaagacccagactcttgggcatgtacccaaagtttgctcaattatactacaaggacatatgttcatagcagctttatttgtaataaccagaacctggaaacagcctagatgtccatcgaCTGAGGTGTGGATAATGAAAATGCGAtgcatttgcacaatggagtattatccAACAGTTAGAAACAATAACAGCATGAGATTTTCAGTCTAGtattcttaagtgctgagccgtctctccagaccTTCAATGTTCccattttaatgaaatgtttcGATTTTCAGtgactctccttcccccctcccttgctccctccctttcttctttctcttttcccattcccttcttcctttctttgttcctctcctctttcctccctcccttcctccttttcttccttcctctttcccctctcctccccttttcttcctccctcacgTCCCTTCggttactttctcttttttctctttctcattctcgCTCCTTATTTCATTTCCACATCTCCcttcccatttttcttcctttgcttccttctctccttttccttccttccttccctccttcttcttttctctcttctcttagtCATTCTCacacctcttctttctctcttgcttcttccttccctcccttcttctccctcctctcttcctctccttccctccctctttatctccctcccttctttcctccttccctcccttcttcttccctccctctctccttccttccatttcctcttccctttctcatttcccccttccccttcctccttcccttcctcctccttcttccctccctctctccttctttccatttcctcNNNNNNNNNNNNNNNNNNNNNNNNNNNNNNNNNNNNNNNNNNNNNNNNNNNNNNNNNNNNNNNNNNNNNNNNNNNNNNNNNNNNNNNNNNNNNNNNNNNNNNNNNNNNNNNNNNNNNNNNNNNNNNNNNNNNNNNNNNNNNNNNNNNNNNNNNNNNNNNNNNNNNNNNNNNNNNNNNNNNNNNNNNNNNNNNNNNNNNNNNNNNNNNNNNNNNNNNNNNNNNNNNNNNNNNNccttcctccttcccttcctccttcttccctccctctctccttccttccatttcctcttccctttctcatttcccccttccccttcctccttccctccctcctcattaTCTTTCCTCACTCCATTCCTTGGTTTTCTCTCCttgcctcctttccttcttcatcttcatcttctattccagaacagcctggggcTGGGGGTAACAGTGCTGCCCcgagctcttcctgcctgtgtaGAGAAGTGTAAATGTTCAGTTCATCGCAGCCCTAAGAGAATGTGGCTCCCCAGCCTTTTGCAGTTTTATGGCGAGTCTATCTGCATTTCACAAGTCAGTTATTACTCGTGATTGATGCTCACCTACCAAGCCTAAACAAACGTGCAGCACACAGCCACatacctcacacagacacaaatatttgcttttctcACATGGCTGGGGAGAGAACGCCGTTCTACCGGGGAGGAGCCTCAGCATCAGGCCCTCAGCTGCAGCCTCCGTGTGGGCAAAAGACATTCTTAGTTTTCTAGTTCTTTAGGGCCAGCACCCATGGAAACAGGCTGCATGGCCAGTCAGAGGAGGCTCCTTTTTGCCACCGGAGAAGATTcgggagaggaggcagagcagatTCTTTGGccagcttctccttcctctccccaaccTGGCTAATGACAGGTCTTTTCCCAGATGTATTTTTACCCTCTGGACAAATAGCAGTTGGGTCGAGTGGTGCTTTTTTATGAGTTGAGGTACTCACGTCTGGAAAATAAACAGGCAGCTAATGAGACGTTCTTATGGAAACCAGcataaataataacaaagcaaacatcctgTCTCCCGTGCCAACACCCCTGGGTGAGGAGATATAAAAGCTGCTGTCCAGCTGGCCACTGTCAGACCTAGGGGAAGCTCGGCCGCGTTCCTGACCTGCGACCTGACCGGCTGGGACCATGGGGTGCTGCCCGGGAGACTGCTTCAACTGCTGCTCCCAGGAACAAGACTGCTGTGAGGAGTGTTGCTGCCAGCAgggctgctgtggctgctgtggctgctgcgGCTCCTGCTGTGGCTGTGGAGGCTCTGGCTGTGGAGGCTCTGGCTGTGGAGGCTCCGGCTGCGGATCTGGCTGCTGTGGGTCTAGCTGCTGTGGATCTGGCTGTGGGGGCTGCGGAGGCTGCGGAGGTTGTGGAGGCTGCGGGGGATGCGGAGGCAGCTGCTGTGGCTCGGGCTGCTGTGGCTCCGGATGCTGTGGTCCAGTGTGCTGTCAGCCCACACCTGTTTGTGAAACGAAATGAAGACCCTCCCCTCTATACCTGAGGCAGTGTTGGGGACAGCCTCGGCCTATTCAGATGGAGACCTCCTCATTTCCCGACTCCTTCATACCTCCAAGACCTGCCTCTCATGCTCTTTCTGAGAGGAGAGCTTGTCCTGGTGTGTAAGGCACACAGGACCAAAGAGCCATTTCCTGGCAGAAAATTAAAGCTGAGTTCCAAAGAGGTGATGGTCACCAGGTTCAATGTTTGCATGAAGTCAAATGCCTTGCAGCTATGAGACATTCTCTTACTCTTTGGGCCTGTTGGTCCCCACCCCAGcgttcttctcctctgaaactttGTCAACCTTTTAATAAATTCAAGCATGCTGGCTACCCTATCAGTCTTCCTGGCTCTTCCTTCAAACCTCCAAGGGCCCCCCAGGAAGATTTACTCCGACATCCACCTAGAGACCCCACAGTACAGTTTGTACACAGCACAGTATCATTTGCTGATCTCCTACACCAGTCCTGGGAGGCTGGTTAGAACTGTAGATTCTGGGAGCCCTCTCTGACATAAGGGATGCTGTAGGGGTGTGGCCTGGGGACCTGTGCTTTTTAACACAAACACAGGTGATTATCTACATGGAAGGTGGAGGTTTGGGTAGACTGTAGACAGAAGCCCCTGCATACAGTATGAGAATCATTTAGGGAGTTTTTAACCAATACTTGGGAGTCACCATTAGCTGCGGTACCCATCAGCTCTAGATTCTGGAATGCCCAAAGGCCATGTTTCTAAAAGCAGCAAGGTAAATGCTGATTTCACTGTATTTAATCCCGCTCAGGATGCATGCTTACTTTCTGTATTGTGGTTCTAGAATGATTTTTGGGGGATTTCTGGCTTGGCCTGAATCTTGAGGCAAAGTCAGAGGAGGAGGTTTTGGTAAAAGAatcttggtgttttttattttaattaatttacctTTTTTCAATGTTAGAGATTGAAGTTAGCGCTTCATTTTCAAGCTAGGCAAAACCTCGACgactgggctgcatccccagacccccctttcatttttttttattgtgaaacagggtctcactaagttgtcctggctgtccttaaacttgtaattctcctacctcagccttccatgTAGCTGGCATTATAAACCCGTCCCAGGTTGGTTGTGAATGTCAGGGATTTGTGCGGCCGGACCATGTGACTGTGTAGTGAGGATGTTTGTGCACTTCAGATTCTCCTCAGCCTCATGTTCTGGTCTTGGCTTCCTCCTAGGGggcaaggttttatttattttgttttgttttattttatttttctgtcctggGCCCAGCTGCAGTTACTCTactcagaggaagggaagggtgcATGTACTGCACAAGCCTAGCTGGGAAATTAAAACTCAAATGGCAGTGGATTCAACCCCTTGTTTAGAGCGATTTTAAGTAACACACGGATTACAATAAAATCCACTCTTGCACTGAGAGAAcggtatttatttttacttttgcaaaggaaagaaaggaatgacagggtctcactaggtggccctacctggcctggaactccctatgtaggtcaggctggccttgatctcaggtttgcctgtttctctcttcttagtactgggattaaaggtgtacatcacaaTTCTTGCACCAAAAtccatatatatgaatatatatatgagcacagagaggagaaggggCCTGCTGACGGCTCAGGTTTCCTTCCTGACAAGTGTCTTAGGAACCTCCTCTTAAGCATATTCACAAGCACAAATGGGGGGTGCTGCGTCTACTGGgttgcctttaatttttttctgtctcattaaaaaattaattgaataGCATTTTATTGTAAGGAAAGACAATATTAGAAATTCATCCATTAGTTGAAAGACACTTGGGTCATTTATGATTTTTGGTTGTTGTAAATAAAGATTtcaggtgcacacatgtacaagttttcatataaacatatgttttcatttatttcgGGAAAATACCCAGCAACCATACTTTTGGGGAAATGGCAATTGAATTTTTAAACACGtaagaaaatatcaaattgtTGCAAAGTGGCGGTATCATTTTGTATTCCTACTAGCCATGTCTGAGAGTTCCAGTTGCTCCATGCCCTTGCTAACACTTGACCTTTTTACTTTCAACCAATATATATATCCAATTGTGCTTTCAGTTTGGggttttattataaaaagcatTGGGAGCAGTATACCTTCCATTTAGAGGATGTGAGATTTGACTTTGCCCTGTTCCCACTTCAGACTCTGTTTTTCCAGTTACTTTTTATGTATAACTGGCCTCTTAAAAACGAACTCTTCAGTCCCCAGTACAAACTCACAGCTGCAGAAGGGGCATCCTGCCAAGGATGGGACAATGGGACAAACCCACCAAAAGAACGATGGCTTTGTACCGAGTCGCTGTGATTCAGAGCGACTGATCACTCCATTGCTCATGGCCATGCCATCTGGATGCATGAGCAGAGGTAGTGATTTCTTTGAGGTACCAGCAAGGGTTACCCTCCTTAGCTAGACACAGAGGttctcatttgttcattcaaTAAATAGTAATTGCACACTGCGTATGCATCCGTCTTGACTCTGGGTGCCAGGCATGCGGCACTGAACAGACAAAGGCCTTGCCCTTACGGCACCTGGATGATGCCGAAGG from Microtus ochrogaster isolate Prairie Vole_2 unplaced genomic scaffold, MicOch1.0 UNK31, whole genome shotgun sequence carries:
- the LOC101990678 gene encoding keratin-associated protein 17-1 produces the protein MGCCPGDCFNCCSQEQDCCEECCCQQGCCGCCGCCGSCCGCGGSGCGGSGCGGSGCGSGCCGSSCCGSGCGGCGGCGGCGGCGGCGGSCCGSGCCGSGCCGPVCCQPTPVCETK